A DNA window from bacterium contains the following coding sequences:
- a CDS encoding SDR family NAD(P)-dependent oxidoreductase, producing MNVLVTGGTGFLGQRLALRLLSEGAQVTVLGRNEAIGKQLEAQGARFFRADLADAERVSEACHGQEVVFHSGALSSPWGRYEEFHRANVLGTRHVTESCRAHGVRRLVHVSTPSLYFDFRDRHQIAEHDPLPAKSVNAYATTKRMAEDIVDEAHRQGLETITFRPRALFGPGDTTILPRLIRANRKGSLPLFGSESPLIDITYVDNVVDALILGRDARPEALGRKYNITNGEPVRLHAILEKLFARLEMPYRPRPIPYAVAYGLAGAMELVSATLLGGKEPLLTRYSVGVLAKSQTLDISAARDLLGYVPRVSVDEGLEAFVTWWQETEGLKS from the coding sequence ATGAACGTCTTGGTCACCGGCGGCACCGGCTTTCTCGGCCAGCGCCTCGCGCTGCGCTTGCTTTCGGAGGGCGCGCAAGTCACGGTCCTCGGCCGCAACGAAGCCATCGGGAAGCAACTGGAAGCCCAGGGGGCACGCTTTTTCCGCGCCGACCTGGCCGACGCCGAGCGGGTTTCCGAGGCCTGTCACGGCCAGGAGGTCGTCTTCCACTCGGGGGCGCTCTCCAGCCCCTGGGGACGGTACGAGGAGTTCCACCGCGCCAACGTGCTGGGCACCCGGCACGTGACCGAGAGCTGCCGGGCGCACGGCGTGCGGCGCCTGGTCCACGTCTCGACGCCGAGCCTCTACTTCGACTTTCGCGATCGCCACCAGATCGCCGAGCACGACCCCTTGCCCGCCAAGAGCGTCAACGCCTACGCCACGACCAAGCGCATGGCCGAGGACATCGTGGACGAGGCCCACCGGCAGGGGCTCGAAACCATCACCTTCCGGCCGCGCGCCCTCTTCGGGCCGGGCGACACCACCATCCTGCCCCGCCTCATCCGCGCCAACCGCAAGGGGTCGCTGCCCCTGTTCGGCAGCGAAAGCCCGCTCATCGACATCACCTACGTGGACAACGTGGTGGACGCCCTCATCCTGGGCCGCGACGCGAGGCCCGAAGCCCTGGGGCGCAAGTACAACATCACCAACGGCGAGCCCGTACGGCTGCATGCCATCCTGGAGAAGCTCTTCGCGCGGCTCGAAATGCCGTATCGCCCGCGACCCATCCCTTACGCGGTGGCCTACGGCCTCGCCGGGGCCATGGAGCTCGTCTCGGCCACGCTACTCGGCGGCAAGGAACCGCTCTTGACCCGCTACTCGGTGGGCGTGCTCGCCAAGAGCCAGACCCTCGACATCTCGGCAGCCCGCGACCTGCTTGGCTACGTCCCGCGAGTGAGCGTGGACGAGGGCCTGGAAGCCTTCGTCACCTGGTGGCAGGAGACCGAAGGCCTCAAGAGCTGA
- a CDS encoding ATP-grasp domain-containing protein, whose product MNTKATSKQKRRRLLLTGGRAPATLELARLMRAAGHEVFVAESLRAHLCRHSRAVTSSFEVPSPREDRAGFIAALADILVRQRIDYLIPTCEEVFHVAWGRKTLSEHAQVFAPSLEQLRVLHSKWDFIKLLEGLDFLTPETWRLQAPEDVLDVIGPLAAGERLVFKPVFSRFAAKVRFYTAGEDTRDLPRPSPQEPWVAQRFIAGTPYCTYGVAREGRLTAHAVYPSIFTAGQGATIHFQAIAHPRIEAWVSRLVAALGYTGQIAFDFIETSEGELYPLECNPRATSGVHLFRPKDRLDGAFFGEASEPLRPQAKRAAMLSLAMGLYGLPSVRSLRQLGAWGKAIITSREILFDWKDPLPALGQMTALAELWRTSRREGISLLEASTWDIEWNGEDA is encoded by the coding sequence TTGAATACTAAGGCCACTTCAAAGCAGAAGCGCCGTCGCCTGCTTTTGACCGGCGGCCGCGCACCCGCGACCCTGGAGCTTGCGCGGCTCATGCGTGCAGCCGGCCACGAGGTCTTCGTCGCCGAGAGCCTGCGCGCGCACCTGTGCCGCCACTCGCGGGCCGTGACGTCGAGCTTCGAGGTGCCCTCGCCCCGCGAGGACCGCGCGGGCTTCATCGCAGCCCTCGCGGACATCCTCGTGCGCCAGCGCATCGATTACTTGATCCCCACCTGCGAGGAGGTCTTCCACGTCGCATGGGGCCGCAAGACGCTCAGCGAACACGCCCAGGTCTTCGCGCCGTCCCTGGAGCAGCTGCGGGTGCTGCACAGCAAGTGGGACTTCATCAAGCTGCTCGAAGGGCTGGACTTCCTTACCCCCGAGACATGGCGCCTTCAGGCCCCCGAGGACGTCCTCGACGTGATCGGGCCGCTGGCAGCAGGCGAGCGCCTGGTCTTCAAGCCGGTCTTTTCGCGCTTCGCCGCCAAGGTGCGGTTCTACACGGCGGGTGAGGACACCCGAGACCTGCCCCGGCCCAGCCCCCAGGAGCCCTGGGTGGCCCAGCGCTTCATCGCAGGCACTCCCTACTGCACCTATGGCGTGGCCCGCGAAGGGCGCCTCACGGCGCACGCCGTCTACCCCTCGATCTTCACGGCGGGGCAGGGCGCGACCATCCACTTCCAGGCGATCGCGCACCCGCGCATCGAGGCCTGGGTCTCGCGCCTGGTAGCAGCCCTCGGCTACACCGGCCAGATCGCCTTCGACTTCATCGAGACGTCCGAGGGCGAGCTGTATCCCCTTGAGTGCAACCCTCGCGCCACCAGTGGCGTCCACCTCTTCCGGCCGAAGGATCGCCTCGACGGGGCGTTCTTCGGCGAGGCGAGCGAGCCCCTGCGGCCCCAAGCGAAGCGCGCGGCCATGCTGAGCCTCGCCATGGGCCTCTACGGCCTGCCCTCGGTGCGATCGCTCCGTCAGCTCGGCGCCTGGGGCAAGGCCATCATCACCTCGCGCGAGATCCTCTTCGACTGGAAGGATCCATTGCCCGCGCTCGGCCAGATGACGGCCCTGGCGGAGCTGTGGCGCACGAGCCGCCGCGAGGGGATCTCGCTTCTCGAAGCGTCCACGTGGGACATCGAGTGGAACGGAGAGGACGCATGA
- a CDS encoding S8 family serine peptidase — protein MHRMIRQTCSLILAAVSFGLTGCGRDVMAPTTTNFIAKKAPAAQAPAQGGAALGALPTVTLPQDQGLAADFGDASIIASIPGAGATLDSEAPGDATADGADFTLSRPMAVRNQIIVQVKPGAAYQVARFTEESGSRVVQSIDVGTTFQVVTLPSGMSVADGMAKYGKASGVSAVMPNRIYGVTASAAEPNDPFFDKQWGADKIDAPEAWAKNVDGSGMTVAVLDTGVDYRHPEFGNRVIRGWNFADNTADVMDRFGHGTHVAGIIGASGNNGVGVAGVAWNSKILAVKVLGDNGQGSTAAVISGIRYAADMGVKIINLSLGSPDTTVDPALSTAIAYANAKGCLVIAAAGNNHGEVGSPANDPGALAVSSTSKFLFWEYMSWFSNHGNKIEVSAPGGSIYSTLPLDANKTGATGYGKLSGTSMAAPFVSGEAALIWAKHPNWTAQQVRNAITSTVDHKGSSGRNARYGYGRINLAKALAL, from the coding sequence ATGCATCGGATGATTCGCCAGACCTGCTCGCTGATCCTGGCTGCCGTCTCCTTCGGCCTCACCGGCTGCGGCCGCGACGTGATGGCCCCGACCACCACCAACTTCATCGCCAAGAAGGCCCCCGCCGCCCAGGCCCCCGCCCAGGGCGGGGCTGCCCTCGGCGCGCTGCCCACCGTGACGCTGCCCCAGGACCAGGGCCTTGCGGCTGACTTCGGCGACGCCTCGATCATCGCTTCCATCCCCGGCGCAGGGGCGACCCTCGACTCCGAGGCCCCTGGGGATGCCACCGCCGACGGCGCCGACTTCACCCTCAGCCGCCCCATGGCCGTCCGCAACCAGATCATCGTGCAGGTCAAGCCCGGTGCCGCCTACCAGGTGGCCCGCTTCACCGAAGAGAGCGGCTCGCGCGTCGTCCAGAGCATCGACGTGGGCACCACCTTCCAGGTCGTCACCCTGCCGAGCGGCATGAGCGTCGCCGATGGGATGGCCAAGTACGGCAAGGCGAGCGGCGTGAGCGCCGTCATGCCCAACCGCATCTACGGCGTCACTGCCTCGGCCGCCGAGCCTAACGACCCCTTCTTCGACAAGCAGTGGGGCGCCGACAAGATCGATGCGCCCGAAGCCTGGGCCAAGAACGTCGATGGGAGCGGCATGACCGTCGCCGTCCTCGACACCGGCGTGGACTACCGTCACCCCGAGTTCGGCAACCGCGTCATCCGCGGCTGGAACTTCGCCGACAACACCGCCGACGTGATGGATCGCTTCGGCCACGGCACCCACGTGGCGGGCATCATCGGCGCTTCGGGCAACAACGGCGTGGGCGTGGCGGGTGTGGCTTGGAACTCCAAGATCCTCGCGGTCAAGGTCCTCGGCGACAACGGTCAGGGCTCGACGGCCGCCGTCATCAGCGGCATCCGCTACGCCGCCGACATGGGCGTCAAGATCATCAACCTGAGCCTCGGCTCGCCCGACACCACCGTCGACCCCGCGCTCTCGACCGCCATCGCCTACGCCAACGCCAAGGGCTGCCTGGTCATCGCCGCGGCCGGCAACAACCACGGCGAGGTCGGCTCGCCCGCCAACGACCCCGGCGCGCTCGCCGTCAGCTCGACCTCCAAGTTCCTCTTCTGGGAGTACATGTCCTGGTTCTCGAACCACGGCAACAAGATCGAGGTCTCGGCCCCCGGCGGCAGCATCTACTCGACCCTTCCCCTCGACGCCAACAAGACCGGCGCCACCGGCTACGGCAAGCTCTCGGGCACCTCGATGGCCGCCCCCTTCGTCTCGGGCGAGGCGGCGCTCATCTGGGCCAAGCACCCCAACTGGACGGCCCAGCAGGTCCGCAACGCGATCACCAGCACCGTGGACCACAAGGGCAGCTCGGGCCGCAACGCCCGCTACGGCTACGGCCGCATCAACCTCGCCAAGGCGCTCGCGCTCTAA
- a CDS encoding beta-ketoacyl-ACP synthase III: MQQRPIRILGTGKYLPKRVLSASDIDQMLGVSPGWVQAKTGVLTRHFADGEPSSQMGAKAARAALEAAGLTLDDIDCLVCASGTAEQGIPCTAALIQQALGLEHSGLPSFDIDSTCLSFVVALDTMSYLVAAGRYRRILIVSTDIASVGLDWQDKESAAIFGDAAAAVVIGLAEPHQSSKILGARLETYSSGAHLSEIVGGGSKHHPLTYTEEIRDLFYFKMDGKAVFKLSAQLLPDFVAKVMQESGTRLDAMKWVIPHQASLPAMKLMEKRLGVSGRFYMHAQRHGNTIAASIPLGLHEAITRGEVQRGDHLLLLGTSAGLSLGGLVLEY, from the coding sequence ATGCAACAACGCCCGATTAGGATTCTCGGCACCGGCAAATACCTGCCAAAACGGGTCTTGAGCGCCTCGGACATCGACCAGATGCTGGGCGTCTCGCCGGGCTGGGTCCAGGCCAAGACGGGCGTGCTCACGCGCCACTTCGCCGACGGCGAGCCCTCCTCGCAGATGGGCGCCAAGGCCGCGCGCGCAGCCCTCGAAGCGGCGGGCCTCACCCTCGACGACATCGATTGCCTGGTCTGCGCGAGCGGCACCGCCGAACAGGGGATCCCCTGCACCGCCGCCCTGATCCAGCAGGCACTCGGCCTTGAGCACTCGGGCCTGCCCTCCTTCGACATCGACTCGACCTGCCTGAGCTTCGTGGTCGCCCTCGACACCATGTCCTACCTGGTCGCGGCGGGCCGCTACCGCCGGATCCTCATCGTCTCGACCGACATCGCCTCGGTGGGGCTCGACTGGCAGGACAAGGAGAGCGCCGCCATCTTCGGGGACGCCGCGGCCGCCGTGGTGATTGGCCTCGCCGAGCCCCACCAGAGCTCGAAGATCCTCGGCGCGCGCCTCGAAACCTACAGCTCGGGCGCTCACCTCTCCGAGATCGTGGGGGGCGGCTCCAAGCACCATCCTTTGACCTACACCGAGGAGATCCGGGACCTCTTCTACTTCAAGATGGACGGCAAGGCCGTCTTCAAGCTCAGCGCGCAGCTCTTGCCCGACTTCGTCGCCAAGGTGATGCAGGAGAGCGGCACCCGCCTCGACGCGATGAAGTGGGTGATCCCGCACCAGGCGAGCCTGCCTGCCATGAAGCTCATGGAGAAGCGGCTGGGGGTCTCGGGCCGCTTCTACATGCACGCCCAGCGCCACGGCAACACCATCGCGGCCTCCATCCCCCTCGGGCTGCACGAGGCCATCACCCGGGGCGAGGTCCAGCGGGGCGACCACCTCCTGCTCCTGGGCACCTCGGCGGGCCTCTCGCTGGGGGGCCTGGTGCTTGAATACTAA